GACAAATGTTTACCCGGTGCACTGGATCGCTTTTCACAGTTTTTCAAAGATCCTCTATTGCTAAAAGAAGCGATGCGGCGGGAAAGACAAGCGGTTGACTCGGAGTTTCTGTTAAAGATGCAGGGTGATGATGTTCGAAAGGAACAAATCCTGGCCTCCATGGGAAATCCGGACCATCCATGCAACACATTCAGTTGGGGAAATTTTCGAACGTTACGAGACAATATATCGGATGATGAATTGCACAAACGTGTCCATGCATTTCACAAGCGGCATTATTCAGCGAATCGTATGTTCGTTTGCATACAAGCTCAATACTCGTTGGATGTTATCCAGGTAGAATGAAAACCGGAAAAtttgcaattaatttttcgatatGCTATTCGAACGTAATTTTATCCATGCATAGGATCTGTTGCTGAAACACTTTAGTGATATACCGAATAACGAATTGCCGGGATGTGACTATTCGGCTTTCTCTCACTTGAATGCTTTCCAAGAATGTTTCTCGAATCAAGTGTATGTTGTGAAGCCGACAGCTAATGTGTCTAAATtggaaataacattttgtatggagcCCCTTGCGCAAGAATACAGAACCAAGCGACATCACTTCGTTGCATACTTACTAGGCTACGAGGGACATGGTAGCCTTATAAGTCACCTACGTAAGAAGTTAGTACAGTGCGATTCGCTAGACGTAGTTTGTTCGACTAACGTTATTATCTAACAAGGAATTGGGCGTTGGAACTGGCCACTGGGCTGGATAGCTCTGGATTTGGATCGAAtcagtttttttctttgttcaaaatttCGGTTTACCTGACAAGCGATGGAATGAATAACGTCAAAGGGGTAATGCAGAATGCCATTTTCGGTTAACTCCGCTAACTAATTGTCGCATTAGGTCCTTGCAGCTGTATTCggatacataaaatatttagaaattgTCGATCCGAAGACTCATGGCGAGGTGCTGTACAGAGAAATACAGAGTATCGAAGCCACGAACTTCAATTTCCGAAAAGAGCCAAGCCCGCTTcaaaacgttgaaaatttgGTCTCCAATCTAAAAAACTATCCGCCCAAAGACTTACTGACCGGTCCaagtttatttttcgaataCGATTACAATGCCATCCAAACGTTCATCGAGAAAATGTACCGATCGAAAAAGAACATCATGATCACCACAAAGAAACCGTTTGAGGGTCGGGAATTTGATCGATTGGAGCGATGGTGCGGAACCCGATATTGTACGTTTGATATTCCTTCCGATTGGGCGGAGACGTGGAAAAATCCACAAATTTTGGACGATTTTAAACTACCCGAGCCCAATACTTACATACCGACGGATTTGTCAATCGTCTACAAACCGGGTGAGTTGACTGTCTCGACACATCCAACGAAAATATTAGAGAACGACGTGTGTGAATTGTGGTTCCGACAAGACGACAGATTTCTCTTACCGAGATCGTATTActacttttattttataagtCCTATGGCACGAGGTAGCATTGAAAAGTAAGCCTATACCATTTACAGATTGTATCATCCATAccgttaaatttaaatgttgatCGTAAATTTAGCATTGTAATGATGTCGGTGTACTCAATGCTCCTACGATATAAAGTTGTTGAGAGTTTGTATCCGGCTACGGTGGCTGGACTGAGTTATTCTACACTTCCGTCTGAGAAaggaatttttctaaaattcagTGGATACAGCCAGAATTTACATCATTTGGTTAATGCTTTTATTGCGAAAATGCTAACATTTGCTGATGAGATTACCGAAGAAGAATTTAATATGTTGGCGGAGCAGCAGTTGAAGAACTACTTCAACACAATGATCAATACGAAGGCGTACGCAAAGTGAGTGTAATTTATCTTTACATTTACAGCTATGGATAGTTTTAACATCCCCtgaacaaaaagaagaaactgCAGCATTTGAATCATCGGTGCCACAGCAGATTCATATATTAtagaatctgttacttcttttgttttaaatatttccttGTGTTTGACGCAACATCTTTTCAATAACCCACGAAGGGGTTAGGGCTATGCTAGTTTCGCTATTTATGGTTCTAACTTGGTTCTTTCATTCCCTAAATTCATGGTTAAATCTAGTGCCATCTATGATGTACTAGGAGCGAAACTAGTAGGAATAACAGGCGGCTTACAGTTTCCAGTATGTTAAAAAGAATCTATTTCCAGAGCACTTCGCTTGTCCATCATCGACAACGAATTCTATCCAACTAACGAAAAATACGAAGCGTTGAAAAAACTGACAGTTGGTGACTTCAAACGATATGCAAATCGATTTCTGAAGGAACTGAAGATACAAGCTCTATTCCAAGGAAACCTGAACGAAGATACAGCTCTGACAGTTATGAATGATGTTCTTGATCAATTAAAGCCGCGGCCAGTCGTTAACGTAAGATAAATCAATAAGGAAATGGATTCAGTCAGtctcaattttaaaatccGTAGGCGTCAGCAATGGTCTTACAAGCACACAAACTGCCGGTGGGTGCacattattttcgttgtgCGTCATTCAATCCGAATGATGTGAACTCATTGACGTGCAATTTTTACCAAATTGGTCCAATGACCGTGAAAACCCtcaattttatcgaattgCTGATGATGTTAGCTGAAGAACCACTCTTTAACACATTACGTTCGAAAGAGCAACTCGGCTACGATGTATCGTGTGGCTTGCGGGATAACTACGGCATCTTAGGCTATTCGATTATGGTCAATTCGCAGGAGAATAAATTCTCCTCTGAGTACATCGATGAGCGAATCG
This genomic stretch from Bradysia coprophila strain Holo2 chromosome II, BU_Bcop_v1, whole genome shotgun sequence harbors:
- the LOC119085010 gene encoding nardilysin-like is translated as MFSRYGTLASILLKRGLADSTSLVLSRHSNVYPFRLSKNKIRRNYCASITSSTDVQANTNEQPLLNEILEVLDEPEKIGRDHKHYRVLKLKNGLTALLVSDPVLYPLNKVVDGMKATGGPNERETDVEKLGACSVCVNVGSFSDPRDIQGMAHFLEHMVFMGSSKYPHENEFDQYVKRCAGFNNAETDFEDTSYYIEVADKCLPGALDRFSQFFKDPLLLKEAMRRERQAVDSEFLLKMQGDDVRKEQILASMGNPDHPCNTFSWGNFRTLRDNISDDELHKRVHAFHKRHYSANRMFVCIQAQYSLDVIQDLLLKHFSDIPNNELPGCDYSAFSHLNAFQECFSNQVYVVKPTANVSKLEITFCMEPLAQEYRTKRHHFVAYLLGYEGHGSLISHLRKKNWALELATGLDSSGFGSNQFFSLFKISVYLTSDGMNNVKGVLAAVFGYIKYLEIVDPKTHGEVLYREIQSIEATNFNFRKEPSPLQNVENLVSNLKNYPPKDLLTGPSLFFEYDYNAIQTFIEKMYRSKKNIMITTKKPFEGREFDRLERWCGTRYCTFDIPSDWAETWKNPQILDDFKLPEPNTYIPTDLSIVYKPGELTVSTHPTKILENDVCELWFRQDDRFLLPRSYYYFYFISPMARGSIENIVMMSVYSMLLRYKVVESLYPATVAGLSYSTLPSEKGIFLKFSGYSQNLHHLVNAFIAKMLTFADEITEEEFNMLAEQQLKNYFNTMINTKAYAKALRLSIIDNEFYPTNEKYEALKKLTVGDFKRYANRFLKELKIQALFQGNLNEDTALTVMNDVLDQLKPRPVVNASAMVLQAHKLPVGAHYFRCASFNPNDVNSLTCNFYQIGPMTVKTLNFIELLMMLAEEPLFNTLRSKEQLGYDVSCGLRDNYGILGYSIMVNSQENKFSSEYIDERIEAFRSELLNIISRTTDSDFQQYKESLAKIKLNDDNDMKDEVARHWIEIITDEYAFDRAIRDVECLNTITKSDFVEFFQKHFHHTKKLSIQVIGVKDPTTNTITHSKDRSPHDKEFTFKMIPLSKPFKGHCIQSIAEFVKNLELYPVIRTNFKCEE